The following are encoded in a window of Methylocystis rosea genomic DNA:
- a CDS encoding phage tail tape measure protein — translation MVKTLKSELVLGAKDQTGSTFSQIAAKMRSVGDTAAQVSRRMDGVSSRMSSVGRLNLQRLEAHAAIAQRMSSGWGAPIAAAAVSSKVAAINQKMAGIRSGLSDFTAAAAPGTAGMMLGMGGAAVGGLAVGGAAAYGLRQAVSFDKAFADVKKKVELPAGESWDTVERMINSVARRFGIAREEMAALTAQAGQSGVAFKDLAGFMELTAKASAAWDMPAQEASEKLAKIQAQTQWTIPQLKEWADQVNELGDKSAAAERDIVEMFGRSAAAAKAAGVPFATTQAILTSLSGVGMQPEVSSRFLNSLTGTLATASAPKKGLDPYKALGLNASAVASGMKTDATHTIIQFLERLGKSKNRVAIAQALLGKEWYDEGLRSGQALPEIVKNLKLINSGSWQGSLDRNMVTTLETTESHLKRFGILTSEIGDRLSRWALPSINEGIERTLKSFDKMQTKGVLPVLGENASSAWSHFLANSRPQLSLSMGGDVPESVARAPRPLWSQFMANSRPQLSMPLGSDIPESAALPRKPLDLSGMRAIPAGPAKFGFGPAGFGANWGALAAGLNPHAQIEAKAKLEGSAQISNKLEIGLAPGFALVRSDSTVRADGALRGDVGVTMPHE, via the coding sequence ATGGTGAAGACGCTTAAATCTGAACTCGTCCTTGGGGCAAAGGATCAAACCGGATCAACGTTTTCTCAGATCGCCGCGAAAATGCGGTCCGTTGGCGATACAGCGGCCCAGGTTTCGCGCCGAATGGACGGCGTGTCGTCGCGCATGTCGTCGGTTGGCCGACTGAACCTCCAGCGCTTGGAAGCACATGCCGCGATCGCACAGCGCATGTCGTCAGGCTGGGGCGCGCCCATCGCCGCCGCCGCCGTCAGCTCCAAGGTCGCGGCGATCAATCAGAAGATGGCGGGAATTCGCTCTGGTCTTTCGGATTTCACCGCTGCCGCCGCGCCGGGGACGGCGGGAATGATGCTCGGCATGGGAGGCGCCGCGGTCGGCGGTCTTGCTGTTGGCGGCGCTGCAGCTTATGGCCTGCGCCAGGCCGTGTCTTTCGATAAGGCGTTCGCCGACGTCAAAAAGAAGGTTGAGCTTCCGGCTGGCGAGTCGTGGGACACAGTCGAGCGGATGATCAACAGCGTTGCGCGGCGCTTCGGCATCGCGCGCGAAGAAATGGCGGCGCTGACAGCACAGGCGGGCCAGTCGGGCGTAGCGTTCAAGGACCTCGCTGGATTTATGGAATTGACTGCGAAAGCCTCTGCCGCATGGGATATGCCCGCGCAAGAGGCGTCCGAAAAATTGGCCAAGATTCAGGCTCAAACGCAATGGACAATTCCGCAGCTGAAGGAATGGGCCGATCAGGTCAACGAGCTTGGCGACAAGTCCGCGGCAGCGGAGCGGGATATTGTCGAAATGTTCGGGCGATCTGCCGCCGCGGCGAAAGCGGCGGGTGTGCCATTCGCGACGACGCAGGCGATTTTGACGTCTCTCTCGGGCGTCGGCATGCAGCCGGAAGTGTCATCTCGATTCTTGAATTCGCTGACGGGAACGCTCGCGACCGCCTCCGCGCCGAAGAAGGGCTTGGATCCCTACAAAGCGCTCGGGCTTAACGCGTCCGCCGTAGCAAGCGGCATGAAAACCGACGCGACGCATACGATCATCCAATTTCTTGAGCGACTTGGAAAGAGCAAGAACCGCGTTGCGATCGCTCAGGCACTGCTCGGAAAGGAATGGTATGACGAAGGGCTGCGCAGCGGTCAGGCGCTACCCGAGATCGTCAAGAATTTGAAGCTCATCAATTCCGGGTCTTGGCAGGGATCCCTAGATCGCAACATGGTGACGACGCTCGAAACCACCGAAAGCCATCTGAAGCGCTTCGGCATCCTCACGTCAGAAATCGGCGACCGACTGTCTCGTTGGGCGCTGCCCTCGATCAACGAAGGCATCGAGCGCACGCTCAAATCCTTCGACAAGATGCAAACGAAGGGGGTTTTGCCTGTCTTGGGCGAAAATGCATCGTCTGCCTGGTCGCATTTTCTCGCGAACAGCCGGCCGCAGCTTTCCCTCTCGATGGGCGGCGACGTTCCCGAATCCGTCGCTCGTGCGCCCCGGCCGCTATGGTCGCAGTTCATGGCGAACAGCCGGCCGCAGCTTTCCATGCCGCTCGGGTCCGACATTCCAGAATCCGCCGCCCTGCCACGCAAGCCGCTCGACCTATCCGGCATGCGCGCAATTCCAGCCGGGCCTGCGAAGTTCGGCTTTGGCCCCGCCGGGTTCGGCGCCAACTGGGGCGCGCTCGCCGCGGGATTAAATCCACACGCGCAGATTGAAGCAAAAGCGAAATTGGAAGGCTCAGCGCAGATTTCGAACAAGCTTGAAATAGGCCTCGCGCCGGGTTTCGCGCTCGTGCGCTCCGACTCCACCGTTCGCGCAGACGGCGCTTTGCGCGGCGACGTCGGCGTGACCATGCCTCATGAGTGA
- a CDS encoding vitamin B12-dependent ribonucleotide reductase, which produces MKIERRYTKAGESPYANIPFRTTKSEIRNPDGSIVFSLDNIDVPNQWSQVAADVLAQKYFRKAGVPARLKRVEENSVPSFLWRSVADTEALSELPKDQRNGSEISAKQVFDRLAGAWTYWGWKGGYFDAEEDAQAFSDELRYMLAMQMAAPNSPQWFNTGLHWAYGVDGPSQGHFYVDYANGKMVKSKSAYEHPQPHACFIQSIADDLVNDGGIMDLWVREARLFKYGSGTGTNFSKLRGEKEKLSGGGSSSGLMSFLKIGDRAAGAIKSGGTTRRAAKMVVVDIDHPDVEAFIDWKVKEEEKVASLVTGSKIVKKHLKAIMRACMNCEGPGDDCFNPEINPALKREIKLARKNDVPDNYIKRVIQFAKQGYKDIHFDTYDTDWDSEAYLTVSGQNSNNSVRVTDEFLQAVEKDGDWSLIKRLDGKTAKTLKARDLWEKIGYAAWASADPGIQFHTTINDWHTCPAGGAIRASNPCSEYMFLDDTACNLASLNLLQFRDLETKRIDVDSYEHAVRLWTVVLEISVLMAQFPSKEIAQLSYDYRTLGLGFANVGGLLMSSGVAYDSDAGRAIAGALSAIMTGVCYATSAEMAKERGPFARFMENREAMLRVIRNHRRAAHGERVGYEQLAIAPVPLDVASCPDQLLVERAGAAWDRALAQGELYGYRNAQVTVVAPTGTIGLVMDCDTTGIEPDFALVKFKKLAGGGYLKIVNRAVPEGLRSLGYRESDIAEIEAYAVGHASLSNAPAINTTSLRAKGFTDEKIAAVEGALRSAFDIKFVFNKWTLGQDFLTGVLKVPAAALDDKNFDLLTHLGFSRADIDAANVHICGAMTLEGAPHLKREHYPVFDCANPCGRTGKRYLMVDSHIRMMAAAQPFISGAISKTINMPNDASIEDCEQAYLLSWRLGLKANALYRDGSKLSQPLSAQLIAGDDDIDAMDVVEELVTANMPARAAAIAERIVERVVHQVIREREKLPNRRKSYIQKATVGGHKVYLHTGEYEDGRLGEIFIDMHKEGAAFRSLMNNFAIAISLGLQYGVPLEEYVDAFTFTRFEPAGPVQGNDAIKYATSILDYVFRELAVSYLGRNDLAHVSPEDVGHDVLGKGQHEGKAPETNSVVSRGLLRSKTDRLMVVQGGGAVALRETPDAAHEADDPTSTLGWTEPTKTVTGVAEKRAEARMKGYVGEACPECANFTLVRNGTCLKCETCGATTGCS; this is translated from the coding sequence ATGAAAATTGAGCGGCGCTACACCAAGGCGGGCGAATCTCCTTATGCGAACATTCCGTTCCGCACGACGAAGAGCGAGATCCGCAACCCCGACGGCTCGATTGTCTTTTCCCTCGACAATATCGACGTCCCCAACCAGTGGAGCCAGGTCGCGGCCGACGTTCTGGCGCAGAAATATTTCCGCAAGGCCGGCGTGCCGGCGCGCTTGAAGCGCGTCGAGGAGAATTCCGTCCCGTCCTTCCTGTGGCGCTCCGTCGCCGATACGGAAGCGCTCAGCGAACTCCCCAAGGACCAGCGCAACGGCTCCGAAATCTCGGCCAAGCAGGTCTTCGACCGTCTCGCCGGGGCCTGGACCTATTGGGGCTGGAAGGGCGGCTATTTCGACGCCGAGGAAGACGCCCAGGCCTTCAGCGACGAGCTTCGCTACATGCTCGCCATGCAGATGGCGGCGCCCAATTCCCCGCAATGGTTCAACACTGGCCTGCACTGGGCCTACGGCGTCGACGGGCCGAGCCAGGGGCATTTCTATGTCGACTACGCCAACGGCAAGATGGTGAAGTCGAAATCGGCCTATGAGCATCCGCAGCCGCACGCCTGCTTCATCCAGTCGATCGCCGACGATCTCGTCAATGACGGCGGCATCATGGATCTCTGGGTGCGCGAGGCGCGGCTGTTCAAATATGGCTCCGGCACCGGCACCAATTTCTCCAAGCTGCGCGGCGAGAAGGAGAAGCTTTCCGGCGGCGGCTCGTCCTCGGGCCTGATGTCTTTCCTCAAGATCGGCGATCGCGCGGCGGGCGCGATCAAATCCGGCGGCACGACGCGGCGCGCGGCGAAAATGGTCGTCGTCGACATCGATCATCCCGACGTCGAAGCCTTCATCGACTGGAAGGTGAAGGAGGAAGAGAAGGTCGCCTCACTCGTCACGGGATCCAAGATCGTCAAGAAGCATCTGAAGGCGATCATGCGCGCCTGCATGAACTGCGAAGGGCCCGGCGACGACTGCTTCAACCCCGAGATCAATCCGGCGCTGAAGCGCGAGATCAAGCTCGCGCGCAAAAACGACGTGCCGGACAATTACATCAAGCGCGTCATTCAGTTCGCCAAGCAGGGCTACAAGGACATTCACTTCGACACCTATGACACGGACTGGGACAGCGAAGCCTATCTCACCGTCTCGGGTCAGAACTCCAACAACTCCGTGCGCGTCACGGACGAGTTCCTGCAGGCGGTCGAGAAGGACGGCGACTGGAGCCTCATCAAGCGCCTCGACGGCAAGACGGCGAAGACGCTGAAAGCCCGCGATCTGTGGGAGAAGATCGGCTACGCCGCCTGGGCGTCCGCCGATCCCGGCATTCAGTTCCACACGACGATCAACGACTGGCACACCTGCCCGGCGGGCGGCGCCATTCGCGCGTCCAATCCGTGTTCGGAATATATGTTCCTCGACGACACGGCCTGTAATCTCGCCTCGCTCAATCTGCTTCAGTTCCGCGATCTCGAGACCAAGCGCATCGACGTCGATTCCTATGAGCACGCGGTGCGGCTGTGGACCGTCGTGCTCGAAATCTCGGTGCTGATGGCGCAGTTTCCCTCAAAGGAAATCGCGCAGCTGTCCTATGACTACCGCACGCTGGGCCTCGGCTTCGCCAATGTCGGCGGCCTCTTGATGTCGTCTGGCGTCGCCTATGACAGCGACGCCGGCCGCGCCATCGCCGGCGCGCTTTCGGCGATCATGACGGGCGTGTGCTACGCGACCTCCGCCGAAATGGCCAAGGAGCGCGGCCCCTTCGCGCGCTTCATGGAGAATCGCGAAGCGATGCTGCGGGTCATCCGCAATCATCGCCGCGCCGCGCATGGCGAACGCGTCGGCTATGAGCAGCTGGCGATCGCGCCCGTGCCGCTCGACGTCGCGTCCTGCCCCGATCAGCTCTTGGTCGAACGCGCCGGCGCCGCCTGGGACAGAGCGCTCGCGCAAGGCGAACTCTACGGCTATCGCAATGCGCAAGTCACCGTCGTCGCGCCGACCGGCACCATCGGCCTGGTGATGGATTGCGACACGACCGGCATCGAGCCCGATTTCGCGCTCGTCAAATTCAAGAAGCTCGCTGGCGGCGGCTATCTCAAGATCGTCAACCGCGCCGTGCCGGAAGGGCTGCGCTCGCTCGGCTATCGCGAGAGCGACATCGCCGAGATCGAGGCCTATGCCGTCGGCCACGCCTCGCTCTCCAACGCGCCCGCAATCAACACCACGAGCCTGCGGGCGAAGGGTTTCACGGACGAGAAGATCGCGGCGGTGGAAGGAGCGCTGCGCAGCGCCTTCGACATCAAATTCGTCTTCAACAAATGGACGCTCGGGCAGGACTTTCTCACCGGCGTGTTGAAAGTTCCAGCGGCCGCGCTCGACGACAAGAACTTCGATCTGCTGACGCATCTGGGGTTCTCGCGCGCCGACATCGACGCCGCGAATGTGCATATCTGCGGCGCGATGACTCTGGAAGGCGCGCCGCATTTGAAGCGCGAGCATTATCCGGTGTTCGACTGCGCCAATCCCTGCGGGCGCACCGGCAAGCGCTATCTCATGGTCGACTCGCATATCCGCATGATGGCGGCGGCGCAGCCTTTCATCTCGGGCGCGATCAGCAAGACCATCAACATGCCCAATGACGCCTCGATCGAGGATTGCGAACAGGCCTATCTGCTGTCGTGGCGCCTCGGGCTCAAGGCCAACGCGCTCTATCGCGACGGCTCCAAGCTCTCGCAGCCGCTCTCGGCGCAGCTCATCGCCGGCGATGACGACATCGACGCGATGGACGTCGTCGAGGAACTCGTGACCGCCAACATGCCGGCGCGCGCCGCGGCCATCGCCGAACGCATCGTCGAGCGCGTCGTGCATCAGGTGATCCGCGAGCGCGAGAAGCTGCCGAACCGGCGCAAGAGCTACATTCAGAAGGCGACGGTCGGCGGCCACAAGGTCTATCTGCACACGGGCGAATATGAAGACGGGCGGCTCGGCGAAATCTTCATCGACATGCATAAGGAAGGCGCGGCCTTCCGAAGCCTGATGAATAATTTCGCCATCGCGATTTCGCTCGGCCTGCAATATGGCGTGCCGCTCGAGGAATATGTCGACGCCTTCACCTTCACCCGCTTCGAGCCCGCGGGTCCGGTGCAGGGCAATGACGCGATCAAATATGCGACCTCGATCCTCGACTATGTGTTCCGCGAGCTCGCCGTCTCCTATCTCGGCCGCAACGATCTCGCGCATGTGTCGCCCGAAGACGTCGGCCATGACGTGCTCGGCAAGGGCCAGCATGAGGGCAAGGCGCCCGAGACGAACTCCGTCGTCTCGCGCGGTCTGCTGCGCTCCAAGACCGACAGGCTGATGGTGGTGCAGGGCGGCGGGGCGGTCGCTTTACGCGAGACGCCGGACGCGGCGCATGAGGCGGACGATCCGACCTCGACGCTCGGCTGGACCGAGCCGACGAAGACCGTCACCGGCGTCGCCGAGAAACGCGCCGAAGCGCGCATGAAGGGCTATGTCGGCGAAGCCTGTCCCGAATGCGCGAATTTTACGCTGGTGAGGAACGGCACGTGTCTGAAGTGCGAGACGTGTGGGGCGACCACGGGGTGTTCGTGA
- a CDS encoding HK97 family phage prohead protease: MQRFLELPRQLRGAQLRAESFDGAANTVVVIWTTGAKVRRYSWRDSTYYDEELVVEPGTVRLDRLNAGAPFLNTHSDWSLEDVIGSVVPGSARVEKGNGYATIKLSGAPGDADNVAKIKDGIIRNVSVGYIIHRVEKMEADDGMVPVWRVTDWEPMEVSAVPVPADPGATIRSAARKEDTERLYRAVLVEPRPSVVRSRSLATQDAPGWVAPLK, from the coding sequence ATGCAACGCTTCCTAGAGCTGCCCCGCCAGTTGCGCGGGGCGCAGCTGCGCGCCGAATCCTTCGATGGGGCGGCGAACACGGTTGTCGTCATTTGGACGACCGGCGCGAAGGTAAGGCGCTATTCGTGGCGTGACTCGACCTATTATGACGAGGAACTTGTTGTCGAGCCCGGCACCGTGCGTCTCGACCGTCTTAACGCTGGCGCGCCCTTCCTCAATACGCATAGCGACTGGTCGCTCGAGGATGTGATCGGTTCCGTCGTGCCAGGCTCCGCCCGCGTCGAGAAGGGCAATGGCTATGCGACAATCAAACTCTCCGGAGCCCCAGGCGACGCCGATAATGTCGCCAAGATCAAGGACGGCATCATCCGCAACGTCTCGGTTGGCTACATCATTCATCGCGTCGAAAAGATGGAAGCCGATGATGGGATGGTTCCGGTTTGGCGCGTGACCGATTGGGAGCCGATGGAGGTGTCCGCCGTTCCTGTTCCCGCCGATCCCGGCGCGACGATCCGCAGCGCCGCCCGCAAGGAAGACACCGAACGGCTCTATCGCGCCGTTCTAGTCGAGCCTCGGCCGTCCGTCGTGCGGAGCCGTTCATTGGCGACGCAAGACGCGCCTGGCTGGGTGGCTCCGTTGAAATAG
- a CDS encoding GNAT family N-acetyltransferase: MWTVNADFGQTIFALVNFPQADAKKPKAAKKTLGETLGRLGALEVRLARGKREVRKAQRLRYDVFYKEGGAIPDARTAFTRRDADRFDKYCDHLIVIDHAAQTRRGKIRPKIVGAYRLMRDDMAKKAGGFYSESEYDVGPLLARHAGKRALELGRSCVLAPYRSKRTIELLWRGLLAYVRAHDIDVMFGCASLHGANPLAHAQALSYLAHYAPAEEAWRVSARDELHTPMRMLARDAFDPRKARDALSPLIKGYLRLGARFGDGAVVDRKFNTTDVFVVMPVAEIDARYLEFFGGAPHRRAA; encoded by the coding sequence ATGTGGACGGTCAACGCGGATTTCGGTCAGACGATCTTCGCCCTCGTCAATTTTCCGCAAGCGGATGCAAAAAAGCCGAAAGCGGCCAAGAAAACGCTCGGTGAAACGCTCGGCCGTCTCGGCGCGCTGGAAGTGCGGCTCGCGCGCGGCAAGAGGGAAGTGCGCAAGGCGCAGCGCCTGCGTTACGACGTCTTCTACAAGGAAGGCGGCGCCATTCCCGATGCGCGCACGGCCTTCACCCGGCGCGACGCCGACCGTTTCGACAAATATTGCGATCATCTCATCGTCATCGATCACGCGGCGCAGACACGGCGCGGCAAGATCAGGCCGAAGATCGTCGGCGCCTATCGGCTGATGCGCGACGACATGGCGAAGAAGGCCGGCGGCTTCTATTCCGAAAGCGAATATGACGTCGGGCCGCTGCTCGCCCGTCACGCCGGCAAGCGTGCGCTGGAGCTCGGGCGCTCCTGCGTGCTCGCGCCCTATCGCAGCAAGCGGACGATCGAACTCCTGTGGCGCGGGCTTCTCGCCTATGTGCGCGCGCACGACATCGACGTGATGTTCGGCTGCGCAAGTCTGCACGGCGCCAATCCGCTCGCCCATGCGCAGGCGTTGAGCTATCTGGCGCATTACGCGCCGGCGGAAGAGGCGTGGCGCGTCAGCGCGCGAGACGAGCTGCACACGCCGATGCGGATGCTGGCGCGCGACGCGTTCGATCCGCGCAAGGCGCGCGACGCGCTCTCGCCGCTGATCAAAGGCTATCTGCGGCTCGGCGCCCGTTTTGGCGACGGCGCCGTCGTCGACCGCAAATTCAACACGACGGATGTTTTCGTGGTGATGCCGGTCGCCGAGATCGACGCGCGCTATCTGGAATTTTTCGGCGGCGCGCCGCACCGCCGCGCGGCGTAG
- a CDS encoding SAM-dependent DNA methyltransferase — protein sequence MTAVKGHSAVRAMKKPIKLSQGTVWENLELFPTPPWATRALFDIALPRADAELPTFAWDPCAGLGHMASPLSEYATVHASDVHIYELAQLPAEHDPREPEFRGAPLTTTSFGIDRVDFFDDEAVWPCRGGGWIIGNPPFVPAARMLAKALALDGVEGVALLLRLQWLTTEERWGEIYSKMPPSVVAPFVERVPMCLGGYDPDGSTATDYAWFIWSEPKRCKLLVRADPSFPLQHIPPCRARLTKREDRALALRCVPGFVPPSVLRKQSPRQEALALA from the coding sequence ATGACTGCTGTGAAAGGCCATAGCGCCGTTCGGGCGATGAAGAAGCCGATCAAGCTGTCGCAAGGCACAGTATGGGAGAACTTGGAGCTGTTTCCGACGCCACCATGGGCGACGCGGGCGCTGTTCGATATCGCCCTGCCACGCGCCGACGCCGAGCTCCCCACCTTCGCGTGGGATCCATGCGCCGGCCTCGGCCACATGGCGTCGCCGCTGTCGGAATATGCCACCGTCCACGCGAGCGACGTTCACATTTACGAACTCGCGCAGCTGCCGGCCGAGCATGATCCGCGCGAGCCGGAGTTTCGCGGCGCGCCGCTGACGACGACGTCGTTCGGAATCGATCGCGTCGATTTCTTCGACGACGAAGCTGTCTGGCCGTGCCGCGGCGGGGGCTGGATCATCGGCAATCCGCCCTTCGTTCCGGCGGCGCGCATGCTCGCCAAGGCGCTTGCGCTCGACGGCGTTGAGGGCGTCGCGCTGCTCTTGCGGTTGCAATGGCTGACAACGGAAGAGCGCTGGGGCGAAATCTACTCGAAAATGCCGCCGAGCGTCGTCGCGCCCTTCGTCGAGCGCGTGCCAATGTGTCTCGGAGGCTACGATCCGGACGGGTCGACGGCCACAGATTACGCCTGGTTCATCTGGAGCGAGCCGAAGCGCTGCAAGCTTCTCGTCAGAGCTGATCCCTCATTTCCACTCCAGCATATTCCGCCCTGCCGCGCGCGCTTAACCAAGCGCGAGGACCGCGCGCTGGCGCTGCGCTGCGTGCCGGGTTTCGTTCCGCCGTCAGTGCTGAGGAAACAATCACCGCGTCAGGAGGCGCTGGCTCTTGCGTGA
- a CDS encoding helix-turn-helix domain-containing protein yields MQQQDTGKKIAAPLGKVAHSIDGACEAAEVGRTSIFEAIRAGELKAHKLGRRTIILDEDLRGWLASLPLVSGAA; encoded by the coding sequence ATGCAGCAGCAAGACACAGGCAAAAAGATCGCGGCCCCCCTGGGCAAGGTCGCCCACAGCATCGATGGCGCATGCGAAGCAGCGGAAGTAGGCCGGACATCAATTTTTGAAGCTATTCGCGCAGGCGAACTGAAAGCCCATAAGCTCGGCCGCCGGACGATCATCCTCGATGAAGACTTGCGCGGTTGGCTCGCGTCACTCCCGCTTGTGTCAGGCGCTGCGTGA
- a CDS encoding tyrosine-type recombinase/integrase, with translation MKAARELLEKERAAAAAEAAGPVLTVRLAVEAYVVMRDARDSRRAGRAKRSDAASRLSRYVIGFRAYGKRVAISATPLADVPLNALDEKELRRWSETLPEILKAATKKRLMGDVRAALNAAYAHDRDRLPAALPGIIKHGLRPSARDDDAEPIARDNQILSDSEVARILMAAREIDSEEGWDGDLFRFILVLAATGARFSQVARLKVGDLQISERRLLIPPSYKGRGVRKAPAIVVPVGADIVEALAPITERRPKDAPLLERWRHVHEPGILEWRKDRRVAWSDASEIAPAWRAIRQRAGLPLVVAYCLRHSSIVKGLRANLPLRLVAALHDTSSEMIERHYAKWITHGLEEMVRAAIVPLVPSDADNVVSLHERAKR, from the coding sequence ATGAAGGCGGCACGCGAGCTTCTCGAAAAGGAGCGCGCGGCCGCCGCCGCAGAAGCCGCGGGGCCCGTTCTCACTGTTCGCTTGGCAGTAGAGGCTTATGTTGTGATGCGCGACGCTCGCGACAGTCGCCGGGCAGGGCGAGCGAAACGCAGCGATGCGGCCTCAAGGCTCTCCCGCTACGTCATCGGATTCCGCGCATACGGCAAGCGGGTGGCGATCTCCGCTACGCCGCTTGCCGATGTGCCGCTGAATGCACTTGACGAGAAGGAGCTGCGTCGCTGGAGCGAGACGCTGCCCGAAATCCTCAAGGCGGCGACCAAGAAGCGGCTAATGGGCGACGTTCGCGCTGCGCTCAATGCCGCTTACGCGCACGATCGAGACCGCCTGCCTGCCGCACTGCCCGGCATCATCAAGCACGGCTTGCGCCCTTCTGCGCGCGACGACGACGCCGAGCCGATCGCGAGAGACAATCAGATCCTTTCCGATTCCGAAGTTGCGCGGATCTTGATGGCGGCGCGTGAAATCGACTCGGAAGAAGGTTGGGACGGCGATCTGTTTCGCTTCATTCTCGTGCTTGCAGCTACGGGGGCACGATTCTCGCAGGTCGCGCGGCTGAAGGTCGGCGACTTACAGATCAGCGAACGCCGCCTGCTTATTCCACCAAGCTATAAGGGCCGGGGCGTCCGCAAAGCGCCGGCGATAGTAGTTCCGGTAGGGGCAGATATCGTCGAGGCGCTCGCGCCTATCACCGAACGCCGGCCGAAGGATGCCCCGCTACTCGAGCGCTGGCGACACGTGCACGAGCCCGGAATCTTGGAATGGCGCAAGGATCGCCGAGTGGCGTGGAGCGATGCCAGCGAGATAGCGCCTGCGTGGCGTGCAATCCGGCAGCGCGCCGGCCTGCCTCTAGTCGTCGCCTATTGTCTGAGACACAGCAGCATTGTGAAGGGCCTTCGCGCAAACCTTCCATTGAGGCTCGTCGCCGCGCTCCATGACACGAGTAGCGAAATGATCGAGCGGCATTATGCCAAGTGGATCACGCACGGACTCGAGGAAATGGTCCGCGCCGCGATCGTCCCGCTCGTTCCGTCTGACGCTGACAATGTTGTGAGCCTGCACGAGCGCGCCAAGAGATAA
- a CDS encoding SIR2 family protein: MEADEQCRCAFCKNDLPFSIPNHLVDELLNGNVVVFAGGGISTENPDHARDTFYRRIAAELKEDHNSSFPELMSKYCSQPDGRIKLIQSIKARFDYFVSFGEFYNRMTRFHRAISPMFMIKDVITTNWDDFFERECVLDAFVNDSDMPLWNASKRRLMKIHGSIRNLGSIVATEEDYKASERRLNNGVMGAQLKALLAQKTFIYTGYSLSDSTFLKLVHRLAKITYPNLRHSYFVSPHIDVDRLSKFPIPMTPIETDGAYFFEQLRVHVESRAGILPDHAFESCEELLDRVVDEHSSAANALSSCRHPLLVFALSYQDGLIHGLGRISRRKSTGEYHCCCHVSQLAQAYEMRAKEFRRKRDYWNASYAEGYRDALAYLLFTRDMHISIQPPLYGTHCGVDFRTLSSITRFPKKKVGAHRMVQAKRILAELTSSPEVLIPNHTPYL; encoded by the coding sequence ATGGAAGCAGACGAGCAGTGCCGCTGCGCCTTTTGCAAAAATGACCTACCATTTTCGATTCCCAACCATTTGGTTGATGAACTTCTGAACGGTAACGTCGTCGTGTTCGCGGGTGGCGGAATAAGCACCGAGAACCCTGATCACGCGCGCGACACTTTCTACAGACGAATTGCTGCGGAATTGAAAGAAGACCACAACAGCTCATTTCCAGAGTTGATGAGCAAATACTGCAGTCAACCGGACGGACGCATAAAGCTAATCCAATCTATAAAGGCCAGATTTGACTACTTCGTTTCATTTGGAGAGTTTTACAACCGGATGACGCGGTTTCACAGAGCAATTTCCCCAATGTTTATGATAAAGGACGTGATCACAACGAATTGGGACGATTTTTTTGAACGGGAGTGTGTATTAGACGCGTTTGTCAACGACAGCGACATGCCGCTCTGGAACGCCTCAAAACGCAGACTCATGAAGATCCACGGATCAATTCGAAATCTTGGGTCGATTGTCGCAACAGAAGAAGATTATAAAGCCTCGGAGCGAAGGCTTAATAACGGCGTTATGGGAGCCCAACTCAAAGCGCTACTAGCTCAGAAAACGTTCATTTATACTGGATATTCTTTGTCAGACTCCACTTTTTTGAAACTGGTTCACCGTCTTGCAAAAATTACCTATCCTAACTTGCGCCATTCATATTTTGTTTCACCACATATTGACGTTGATAGGTTGAGTAAATTTCCAATTCCGATGACGCCAATTGAAACAGACGGTGCATATTTTTTTGAACAGCTACGCGTGCACGTAGAGAGCAGGGCTGGCATACTTCCTGATCACGCATTTGAGTCCTGCGAGGAACTGCTGGATCGAGTTGTCGATGAACATAGCAGCGCTGCCAACGCGTTATCTTCTTGTCGACATCCCCTTCTTGTGTTCGCGCTGAGTTACCAGGACGGGCTCATTCACGGACTAGGACGAATATCTAGGCGAAAAAGCACGGGCGAATATCATTGTTGTTGCCACGTCTCGCAGTTAGCACAAGCATATGAAATGCGTGCGAAGGAGTTCAGACGAAAGAGAGATTACTGGAACGCTTCCTATGCAGAGGGCTACCGAGATGCGTTAGCCTATCTTTTATTTACCCGTGACATGCACATCTCTATACAGCCGCCGCTATATGGAACGCATTGCGGCGTGGATTTTCGAACCCTGTCATCGATCACGAGATTTCCCAAAAAGAAAGTAGGCGCTCACCGCATGGTGCAAGCAAAGCGAATTCTCGCGGAATTAACATCGTCTCCAGAAGTATTGATACCAAATCACACGCCCTATCTTTGA